A window from Thermincola ferriacetica encodes these proteins:
- a CDS encoding putative manganese transporter has product MFDLFVDALVDTAKMLPWLFVFYMAIEFIEFKFGGKIREKIKTAGKAGPLVGAALGSVPQCGFSVISTALYTQRLITTGTLLAVYLSTSDEAIPIILAQPDKVGVLLPLLTVKIIIGVVAGYSIDLVGGRLSNAYMESEICAALEDGHLPGEDSDEKGCCGHSCGAEKPPFREIIIHPLVHTLKIFVFLFGVTLLLNFLIFKIGEENLHGLLLGNSIWQPVIVALVGLIPNCAASLAVTQIFLSGGIGFGAAVAGLSASAGLGILVLVKENRNLKDTLRIIGILYAASVISGIVIQYFYK; this is encoded by the coding sequence ATGTTTGACCTTTTTGTGGATGCGTTGGTTGATACGGCGAAAATGCTGCCGTGGCTGTTTGTTTTTTATATGGCAATTGAATTTATAGAATTTAAATTCGGCGGCAAAATCAGGGAAAAAATCAAGACAGCCGGAAAAGCGGGACCCCTGGTGGGAGCAGCCTTAGGATCGGTACCGCAATGCGGTTTTTCTGTTATTTCAACGGCTCTTTATACGCAAAGGCTTATTACAACGGGGACTTTACTTGCTGTTTACCTGTCTACGTCCGATGAAGCAATACCGATTATTTTGGCCCAGCCGGACAAAGTGGGAGTACTGTTGCCTTTATTAACGGTTAAAATTATCATCGGAGTGGTGGCCGGATACAGTATTGATTTGGTAGGCGGTCGTTTGAGCAATGCATATATGGAAAGTGAAATATGTGCGGCTTTAGAAGACGGCCATTTACCTGGGGAGGACAGTGATGAGAAGGGCTGTTGCGGCCACAGTTGCGGTGCTGAAAAACCTCCCTTCAGGGAAATCATAATACACCCTCTGGTTCATACTCTGAAAATATTTGTGTTTCTGTTCGGTGTGACTTTGCTATTGAATTTCCTGATTTTTAAAATTGGGGAAGAAAACCTGCACGGCCTGCTCCTGGGGAATAGTATATGGCAGCCGGTAATTGTCGCTTTGGTAGGTTTGATTCCCAACTGTGCTGCATCCCTGGCCGTGACACAGATATTTTTAAGCGGCGGTATAGGATTTGGCGCTGCGGTGGCGGGACTGTCCGCCAGCGCCGGATTGGGTATTTTGGTTCTTGTCAAAGAAAACAGGAATTTGAAGGATACCCTGCGGATAATCGGTATCCTTTACGCCGCCAGCGTTATTTCGGGAATAGTTATTCAGTATTTTTATAAGTAG
- a CDS encoding Fur family transcriptional regulator: protein MIYQRILEELATHNCKITPQRREIIKTLIQAKVPLSAKQIFDRLRTRNPKMSFDTVYRNLAILKELQVVRQLDFHDGKSRFEIDRGPKHHHYLVCLKCGGAWKIDGCPMENLNINNIPTDFKVTNHRFELFGYCKDCRS, encoded by the coding sequence TTGATATATCAGCGAATTTTGGAAGAACTGGCTACTCACAACTGCAAAATCACTCCCCAGCGCAGAGAAATAATTAAGACCCTTATTCAGGCAAAGGTTCCCTTGAGCGCAAAACAAATTTTTGACCGGCTGAGGACAAGAAATCCGAAGATGAGCTTTGATACCGTTTATAGAAACCTGGCTATTTTAAAGGAACTGCAGGTGGTCCGTCAGTTAGATTTTCACGATGGAAAAAGCCGCTTTGAAATAGACCGCGGTCCGAAACATCACCATTATTTGGTCTGCCTCAAATGCGGCGGTGCCTGGAAAATTGACGGTTGTCCCATGGAAAATCTGAATATAAATAATATACCAACTGATTTTAAGGTAACAAACCACCGGTTTGAATTGTTCGGTTACTGCAAAGATTGCCGCAGTTGA
- the trxA gene encoding thioredoxin, whose translation MAGDKVLTLTDANFGEQVENYEGVVLVDFWASWCGPCRMIAPVIDELAVEYDGKMKIGKVNVDENRATAAKYGVMSIPTLLVFKGGKEVDRLVGFRPKEDLKKELDKYV comes from the coding sequence ATGGCCGGTGATAAGGTACTTACTTTAACTGACGCTAATTTTGGCGAACAGGTGGAAAATTACGAAGGCGTTGTATTGGTGGATTTCTGGGCATCCTGGTGCGGGCCCTGCCGCATGATTGCTCCCGTTATCGACGAACTTGCCGTAGAGTATGACGGTAAGATGAAGATTGGTAAGGTCAACGTCGATGAAAACCGGGCTACTGCTGCCAAATACGGTGTTATGAGTATCCCTACTTTACTGGTGTTTAAGGGAGGCAAAGAAGTTGACCGTTTGGTCGGTTTCAGGCCCAAGGAAGACCTGAAAAAAGAACTGGATAAATATGTTTAA
- a CDS encoding metal-sensitive transcriptional regulator, with protein sequence MQNLDVKDQLEKRLKRVEGQVKGIRKMIQEGKNCQDILTQVAAARAALKMVGNLILNHYAVECMSKSMQSDDMESKLEELQKLVKILTRFAE encoded by the coding sequence ATGCAGAACCTTGATGTTAAAGACCAGTTGGAAAAACGCCTGAAAAGAGTCGAGGGACAGGTCAAAGGAATCAGGAAAATGATTCAGGAAGGCAAAAACTGCCAGGATATCCTGACTCAGGTGGCTGCCGCCAGGGCTGCGCTGAAAATGGTCGGTAACCTGATTCTAAATCATTATGCCGTTGAATGTATGTCCAAGTCAATGCAGTCTGACGATATGGAAAGTAAATTGGAAGAACTTCAAAAACTGGTTAAGATTTTAACCAGGTTTGCTGAATAA
- a CDS encoding tRNA threonylcarbamoyladenosine dehydratase, which produces MLHRFSRTELLIGQEGLDRLAASKVAVFGVGGVGSYTAEALARAGIGHLVLVDHDDVCLTNINRQLHALQSTVGKPKVELMKERVQDINPRIQVDAIREFYTPENGGQFFARGLDYVVDAIDNVTGKLDLIERSLKAGVPVISAMGAGNKLDPTRFRVADISETSVDPLARVIRKELRQRGITGGVKVVYSEEPPLTPRATEIDCKTACICTNKETANCTLRRQIPGSISFVPSVAGLIIAGEVVRDLLGMQRV; this is translated from the coding sequence ATGTTACACAGGTTTTCAAGAACGGAACTGCTTATTGGCCAGGAGGGTTTGGACAGGCTTGCTGCAAGCAAGGTGGCCGTCTTCGGGGTAGGCGGGGTAGGCTCCTACACCGCTGAGGCTTTGGCCAGGGCCGGCATTGGCCACCTGGTGCTGGTTGACCATGATGATGTATGTCTTACCAATATCAACAGGCAATTGCATGCCCTACAGTCAACGGTGGGTAAGCCCAAGGTGGAATTAATGAAAGAACGGGTTCAGGATATTAATCCCAGGATTCAGGTGGATGCTATCAGGGAGTTTTATACTCCTGAAAATGGCGGGCAATTCTTTGCCCGGGGCCTCGATTATGTAGTTGATGCGATTGACAACGTAACGGGGAAGCTGGATCTGATAGAACGTTCACTAAAGGCGGGAGTGCCGGTTATATCGGCTATGGGGGCGGGTAATAAACTGGATCCCACCCGTTTTCGGGTGGCGGATATTTCGGAAACTTCAGTGGACCCCCTGGCCAGAGTAATCCGCAAGGAATTGAGACAGCGGGGTATAACTGGGGGTGTAAAAGTGGTTTATTCTGAGGAACCGCCGCTTACGCCCCGGGCTACGGAAATTGATTGCAAAACGGCCTGTATATGTACGAATAAAGAAACGGCCAACTGTACCTTGCGGCGGCAGATTCCGGGCAGCATTTCATTTGTACCTTCTGTAGCCGGCCTTATCATAGCCGGGGAAGTTGTCAGGGATTTGCTCGGGATGCAAAGAGTATGA
- the aspS gene encoding aspartate--tRNA ligase produces MTASLKGLKRTHHCGELRKTNIGEEVVLMGWVQRRRDHGGLIFVDLRDRSGLVQVVFSPDVDKEAFAKAEIIRSEYVLAVRGQVVARPEGTVNENLPTGEIDVNCLEVRILNKAKTPPFYIEEDVDVDENLRLKYRYLDLRRPDMQRNMILRHKTTMAIREFLDKAGFLEIETPMLTKSTPEGARDYLVPSRVNPGKFYALPQSPQIFKQILMVAGMEKYFQIVRCFRDEDLRADRQPEFTQVDMEMSFVDIDDVLALTEEMLAHAFRAAGIEITTPFERLTYKEAIDRYGSDKPDLRFGLELKDFTDIAKDSDFKVFASVAAGGGQVKGINAKGCAGFSRKEIDDLTQFVGIYGAKGLAYIVVTEDGLKSPILKFFKEEEIKVILERFEAEPGDLLFFVADKPSIVADALGHLRVELARRLNLIDGKVFKFVWIVEFPLLEYDEEERRYVAIHHPFTSPMDEDIPLLDSDPLVVRAKAYDVVLNGVELGGGSIRIHSRQVQEKMFTLLGLSPEEAIEKFGFMLEAFEYGTPPHGGIAFGLDRMVMLMAGRDSIRDVIAFPKTQSATDLMTQAPSEVTAKQLRELHIKLNVVAPK; encoded by the coding sequence ATGACGGCATCGCTGAAAGGATTAAAAAGGACCCATCATTGTGGAGAATTAAGGAAGACCAACATTGGCGAGGAAGTTGTGCTTATGGGCTGGGTACAACGCCGGCGGGACCATGGGGGCCTGATTTTTGTTGACCTGCGTGATCGTTCTGGTTTGGTCCAGGTGGTTTTCAGCCCCGATGTGGATAAGGAAGCCTTTGCCAAGGCAGAGATCATCCGGTCTGAATATGTGTTGGCAGTAAGGGGACAGGTGGTGGCGCGGCCGGAAGGAACTGTTAATGAAAACCTGCCTACCGGCGAAATAGATGTTAACTGCCTGGAAGTGCGCATTTTAAATAAAGCCAAGACTCCGCCTTTTTACATCGAAGAAGATGTTGATGTGGATGAAAACCTCAGGCTGAAGTATCGTTACCTGGATTTAAGGCGGCCCGATATGCAGCGGAATATGATTTTAAGGCACAAAACCACCATGGCGATCCGGGAGTTTCTCGACAAGGCCGGTTTCCTGGAAATTGAGACCCCGATGCTTACCAAGAGTACGCCGGAGGGAGCGCGTGATTATCTGGTTCCCAGCCGGGTTAATCCCGGGAAATTTTACGCTTTACCCCAGTCGCCGCAAATATTCAAGCAGATCTTAATGGTGGCGGGCATGGAAAAATATTTCCAAATAGTCCGTTGTTTCCGTGACGAGGACTTACGTGCCGACCGCCAGCCGGAATTTACCCAGGTAGATATGGAGATGTCTTTTGTTGATATAGATGATGTCCTGGCTTTAACAGAAGAAATGCTGGCCCATGCCTTCAGGGCGGCAGGAATAGAGATTACAACGCCCTTTGAGCGTCTAACATACAAAGAAGCTATTGACAGGTATGGTTCAGATAAACCCGACCTGCGGTTTGGTCTGGAACTGAAAGACTTTACCGATATAGCCAAAGACTCTGATTTTAAGGTTTTCGCTTCCGTAGCTGCCGGTGGCGGTCAGGTCAAAGGAATTAATGCCAAGGGCTGTGCCGGGTTCAGCCGCAAAGAAATTGATGACCTGACGCAATTTGTGGGTATATACGGCGCCAAAGGCCTTGCCTATATTGTGGTAACGGAAGACGGACTCAAGTCGCCGATTTTGAAATTTTTTAAAGAAGAAGAAATTAAAGTCATTTTGGAAAGGTTCGAGGCAGAGCCGGGAGACCTGCTTTTCTTTGTTGCCGACAAGCCGTCGATAGTGGCAGATGCCCTGGGTCATCTGAGGGTCGAGCTGGCCAGGAGGCTAAACCTGATTGACGGTAAGGTATTTAAATTTGTATGGATTGTTGAATTCCCCCTGCTCGAATATGACGAGGAAGAACGAAGGTATGTGGCCATCCACCATCCCTTTACTTCTCCGATGGATGAAGATATTCCCCTGTTGGATTCCGATCCGTTGGTGGTCAGGGCCAAGGCTTACGATGTGGTCCTCAATGGGGTGGAACTCGGTGGTGGCAGTATCCGGATTCATTCCCGGCAGGTACAGGAAAAAATGTTTACTCTCCTTGGCTTGTCGCCGGAAGAAGCTATTGAAAAATTCGGGTTCATGCTGGAAGCTTTTGAATACGGAACGCCTCCGCATGGCGGTATTGCTTTTGGTCTCGACCGCATGGTTATGCTTATGGCCGGTCGGGATTCTATCAGGGATGTAATCGCATTCCCCAAAACACAAAGCGCTACAGATTTGATGACGCAGGCTCCTTCGGAGGTTACGGCAAAACAGTTAAGAGAACTACATATCAAACTTAATGTGGTGGCCCCAAAATAG